Proteins co-encoded in one Anopheles moucheti chromosome X, idAnoMoucSN_F20_07, whole genome shotgun sequence genomic window:
- the LOC128306987 gene encoding origin recognition complex subunit 2 encodes MSSSNAEHYLEQKNMRKMQQPTVLLLDSDETDSSIDEIALNEAISSSSGRRSLHCKDYTLKKNLTRRRDSKNASTTESSDDEGSIEYDGMDEDSENREQLQQRVGSDRKESPESDSGSERKKPTISTVAPTTPNSVRRSSRIASPCKRYSKDFLTESVKANRKGMHATISTSTDEESMSEDGNHEDSLEMLNNKVAATTLFEAQRDVPGAGIYGFQTPKKRGSMSALAQASSATRTPRSPRCSVTVYGNVPTTPLHVRRRNKKELSKALQASMREDFSASESDYIPTDEDDEEDSESEEAEEDEIASPSSDDETGSERPQKGRKSTVEANITPLTPAVPVPAMLQSQSTATGRSTRTTRGASNKATSDMQYIVESDNYFSAFSGAKSVTSDHTLDRLNTPRLAQDVLHRLLQATNASSRHASAIQDMLTEYEQQFDRWLFLLDEGFSVLMYGVGSKRSLLQTFHHKMLADRPVLVVNGFFPGLTVKDVLDAVANDLLDLQLQTSVHHEAIDEIEHELSLQPDLHVFLLVHNLDGIAMRGDRMQTTMCRLASIPNVHLVATIDHINAPLLWDASKLSLYNFCWWDVTTMLPYSVETAFENSLLVQSGGELALSSMSSVFASLTSNSRGIFMVIVKYQLANSGPANPQYAGMQFKDLYWACREAFLVSSDIALRAQLTEFTDHKLLRIKRSLDGSEYLNIPIEHGLLKRFVDETAKSS; translated from the exons ATGAGTAGCAGCAATGCGGAACACTATTTGGAGCAGAAAAACATGAGGAAAATGCAACAGCCAACGGTATTGCTGCTCGACAGTGACGAAACGGACAGTTCGATCGATGAGATCGCGCTAAATGAAGCAATTTCAAGCAGCAGTGGTCGTCGTTCGTTGCATTGCAAAGACTATACGCTAAAGAAGAATTTAACAAGGCGTCGTGATAGCAAAAATGCTAGTACAACTGAATCTAGCGATGATGAGGGTAGCATCGAGTATGATGGAATGGATGAGGATAGTGAGAATCGTGAACAGCTACAGCAGCGAGTTGGCAGCGATAGAAAGGAAAGTCCCGAGTCCGATAGTGGTAGCGAACGTAAGAAGCCTACAATATCCACCGTAGCTCCCACAACTCCCAACAGTGTTCGTCGATCGTCCCGTATCGCGTCCCCGTGTAAGCGTTACTCAAAGGACTTCCTGACGGAAAGTGTAAAAGCGAATCGGAAAGGCATGCACGCCACAATCTCGACCAGTACGGATGAGGAAAGCATGAGCGAGGACGGGAACCATGAGGATAGCTTGGAAATGTTGAACAACAAAGTTGCCGCTACGACACTGTTCGAGGCACAGAGGGATGTACCCGGGGCCGGTATTTATGGTTTCCAAACGCCCAAGAAACGAGGCTCAATGAGCGCTCTTGCGCAGGCTAGCAGTGCGACACGTACACCACGGTCGCCTCGTTGCTCGGTAACCGTGTACGGCAATGTTCCCACTACACCGCTGCACGTGCGAAGAAGGAACAAGAAAG AGTTGTCGAAGGCACTGCAAGCATCTATGCGAGAAGATTTTTCGGCTAGTGAGAGCGACTACATCCCGACCGATGAGGACGATGAAGAAGACTCCGAATCTGAAGAGGCAGAGGAGGATGAAATTGCGAGTCCTTCATCTGATGATGAAACAGGAAGTGAACGTCCACAAAAGGGACGCAAGTCGACGGTTGAAGCTAATATCACACCACTCACTCCAGCGGTTCCAGTTCCGGCTATGTTGCAGTCGCAATCAACAGCCACCGGCCGATCAACTCGCACCACCCGAGGTGCATCGAACAAGGCCACATCCGACATGCAGTACATCGTGGAAAGCGACAACTACTTCTCGGCCTTTTCCGGTGCTAAATCTGTCACTTCCGACCATACGCTTGATCGGCTGAATACACCACGGCTCGCGCAGGATGTTTTGCACCGACTGCTGCAGGCAACGAACGCCTCATCGCGGCATGCGTCCGCCATACAGGACATGCTGACAGAGTACGAGCAGCAGTTTGATCGCTGGTTGTTCCTGCTGGACGAAGGTTTCAGTGTGTTGATGTACGGGGTCGGTTCGAAGCGTTCGCTATTGCAAACATTCCACCACAAGATGCTGGCGGACCGTCCGGTGCTGGTAGTGAACGGATTCTTCCCAGGGCTAACCGTCAAGGATGTGCTGGATGCGGTGGCAAACGATTTGCTCGATCTGCAGCTACAAACCTCCGTCCATCACGAAGCGATCGATGAGATCGAGCACGAGCTATCGCTGCAGCCGGACCTGCACGTGTTTCTGCTGGTTCACAATCTCGACGGTATTGCAATGCGCGGTGATCGCATGCAGACGACCATGTGCCGGTTGGCAAGCATCCCGAACGTCCATCTGGTCGCGACAATCGATCACATCAATGCGCCGCTGCTGTGGGACGCATCCAAGCTAAGCCTGTACAACTTCTGCTGGTGGGACGTCACCACCATGCTGCCGTACAGCGTCGAGACGGCGTTCGAGAACTCGCTGCTGGTGCAGAGCGGTGGCGAGCTGGCTCTGTCCTCGATGAGTAGCGTGTTCGCGTCGCTCACCAGCAATTCCCGTGGCATCTTCATGGTGATCGTGAAGTATCAACTAGCGAACAGTGGTCCCGCAAACCCTCAATATGCCGGCATGCAGTTTAAGGATCTGTACTGGGCCTGCCGTGAGGCGTTCCTCGTCAGCAGCGACATTGCGTTGCGTGCCCAGCTGACCGAGTTCACCGATCACAAGCTGCTGCGGATCAAGCGCTCGCTGGACGGTTCGGAATATCTCAACATACCAATCGAGCACGGTCTGCTGAAGCGTTTCGTCGATGAAACTGCCAAGAGTTCGTAG